One window of Candidatus Nitrospira kreftii genomic DNA carries:
- a CDS encoding GTP 3',8-cyclase 3: MNSAARAVVQDTFGRPLGSLRLSVTDRCNLRCSYCMPEPEYVWLPRADILSFEEMATLAGYFADLGVEKVRLTGGEPLLRQDLARLVRLLRQDRRITEVALTTNGVLLADHAQELYEAGLDRVTVSLDTLRPERFRQLTGRDEFSRVLEGIESVGKTGFDNLKLDTVAIRGFNEDELGPLVEFAKHYQAEVRFIEYMDVGGANEWSPEKVLSQERILDLLGRQYGRIIPVPERGTAPAQRFCLPDGTIFGIIPSTTAPFCAHCDRSRVTADGVWYLCLYAMSGVDLCKPLRLGASAMEMRELIRTVWTARHNRGAEERKALERVGLRSGGLIDIDRLREDPHLEMHARGG; the protein is encoded by the coding sequence ATGAACAGCGCGGCGCGAGCGGTGGTACAGGATACATTCGGTCGGCCGCTCGGGAGCCTGCGCTTGTCGGTCACGGATCGTTGTAATCTTCGCTGCAGCTACTGCATGCCGGAACCCGAGTACGTCTGGCTTCCACGAGCGGATATCCTGAGTTTTGAAGAAATGGCGACCCTCGCCGGATACTTTGCCGACCTGGGGGTGGAGAAGGTCAGACTGACCGGCGGTGAGCCGCTGTTGCGGCAAGATCTGGCGCGGCTCGTACGGCTCTTGCGGCAGGATCGGCGGATTACCGAAGTGGCGTTGACGACGAACGGGGTTCTCTTGGCCGATCACGCACAGGAACTCTACGAGGCCGGACTTGACCGTGTGACGGTCAGTCTCGATACGCTCAGACCGGAGCGGTTTCGTCAACTCACCGGGCGCGACGAATTTTCACGCGTCCTTGAGGGGATTGAGTCCGTGGGGAAGACCGGCTTCGACAATCTGAAACTCGATACAGTCGCCATTCGTGGGTTCAACGAGGATGAACTCGGTCCGCTCGTCGAGTTCGCGAAACACTATCAGGCCGAGGTTCGTTTTATCGAATATATGGACGTCGGAGGCGCAAACGAGTGGAGTCCGGAGAAGGTGCTGTCCCAGGAGAGGATCCTCGATCTCTTAGGCCGACAGTATGGACGGATCATTCCTGTTCCGGAACGAGGCACTGCCCCGGCGCAACGATTTTGCTTGCCGGATGGGACAATCTTTGGGATTATTCCCTCGACGACGGCGCCGTTCTGTGCGCATTGTGATCGTAGTCGTGTGACAGCCGATGGCGTATGGTATTTGTGCCTGTACGCAATGTCGGGAGTGGACTTGTGTAAACCGCTCCGTCTGGGTGCAAGCGCAATGGAGATGCGGGAGCTGATTCGGACTGTGTGGACCGCTCGTCACAATCGTGGAGCTGAGGAACGCAAAGCCCTTGAGCGCGTCGGACTTCGATCAGGAGGGCTCATCGACATTGATCGGCTTCGTGAAGATCCTCACTTGGAAATGCATGCCCGTGGGGGATGA
- a CDS encoding hypothetical protein (conserved protein of unknown function) produces the protein MGILSRLFNMPSFNGATNALLVELVLPELTEAQRAQLKGRAIDLFKAHRSSDGPPEAVLMELNQMPRIFQLNVLALAMKDIGHPLPLKKEKFQKITDPFDPSHADEYALRAVARRLKWHYGIEVWIAEEPISFDSW, from the coding sequence ATGGGGATCTTGAGTAGACTGTTCAACATGCCGTCGTTCAACGGCGCCACCAACGCTCTCCTGGTTGAGTTGGTCCTACCTGAGCTCACGGAAGCACAACGCGCCCAGCTGAAGGGCCGGGCCATCGACCTCTTTAAAGCCCATAGGTCGTCAGATGGGCCACCGGAGGCCGTCCTAATGGAACTGAACCAAATGCCTCGCATCTTCCAGTTAAACGTGTTGGCCCTTGCGATGAAAGATATTGGCCACCCCCTTCCGCTGAAGAAAGAAAAGTTTCAGAAGATCACGGATCCCTTCGATCCAAGCCACGCGGACGAGTACGCCTTGCGAGCGGTCGCACGACGCCTGAAGTGGCACTATGGTATCGAGGTCTGGATCGCAGAAGAGCCGATCAGTTTCGATTCATGGTAG
- a CDS encoding molybdopterin biosynthesis, protein C: protein MGARPSLTFFSSGTYNPTDSRPQHTDSTDKMAEFTHFNESGRARMVDISAKDSTERLATAQAKVFLRPDTLEKIQRGKIAKGDVLSVAQVAGVMGAKKTPDLIPMCHPILLTSVDIAFKEEPHPDSQGRCSITITATAKTTGPTGVEMEAMTAASVSALTIYDMCKAVDREMSFSEVCLLTKSGGKSGTYIRKS from the coding sequence ATGGGGGCACGCCCTTCCTTGACCTTCTTCTCCAGCGGCACCTATAATCCCACTGACAGTCGGCCACAACATACTGATTCAACGGACAAAATGGCTGAATTCACCCACTTCAATGAGTCCGGACGGGCTCGTATGGTCGACATCAGCGCGAAGGATTCGACTGAACGGCTAGCCACGGCTCAGGCTAAGGTTTTTTTGCGTCCTGACACGCTTGAAAAGATTCAACGCGGCAAGATTGCGAAGGGCGATGTGTTATCGGTAGCCCAAGTGGCCGGTGTGATGGGGGCCAAGAAGACACCGGACCTCATCCCGATGTGTCACCCGATTCTGCTCACCAGTGTTGATATTGCCTTCAAGGAAGAACCTCACCCGGACTCCCAGGGCCGCTGTTCGATCACCATTACGGCTACGGCAAAGACGACTGGGCCGACGGGTGTCGAAATGGAAGCGATGACGGCGGCGTCTGTATCGGCGCTGACGATTTATGACATGTGTAAGGCGGTCGATCGAGAGATGAGCTTCAGTGAGGTCTGCCTTCTCACCAAGTCGGGTGGGAAGTCCGGCACCTATATCAGGAAGTCGTGA
- a CDS encoding Molybdopterin synthase catalytic subunit, whose product MLTVKLFGMTRVMAGNQGSLSLDVADGRQVKDLVGAIESDYPEIGELIQKKKVLVSVNQEIAHADTVIKESDEIALLPPFAGGASDQTDDQFVRVQRENFSIDQELDRVRSRSKRIGGIATFLGIARDRSRGRDVDSITFEHYEGMAQKTLFEIRERALKDFDILELLIVHRYGDITIGENIVLIIAGAEHRADAFAACRWAIDELKQITPIWKLEHTPEGEVWVEEHP is encoded by the coding sequence ATGCTGACGGTTAAGTTGTTTGGCATGACGAGAGTAATGGCGGGGAATCAGGGGTCTTTGTCGTTGGATGTGGCCGATGGTCGGCAGGTCAAGGATTTAGTCGGCGCGATTGAGAGCGACTATCCCGAGATTGGTGAATTGATTCAGAAGAAAAAAGTACTGGTCTCGGTGAATCAGGAAATTGCGCACGCAGACACGGTCATCAAGGAGAGCGATGAAATCGCCTTGCTCCCGCCGTTTGCCGGAGGGGCGTCGGATCAGACTGATGATCAGTTTGTCCGTGTCCAGCGGGAGAATTTTTCCATTGACCAGGAATTGGATCGGGTCCGCAGTCGATCCAAACGGATCGGTGGAATTGCCACGTTTTTGGGGATAGCCCGTGATCGATCTCGAGGTCGCGATGTGGACAGCATCACCTTCGAGCATTATGAAGGGATGGCGCAGAAGACGCTGTTCGAGATTCGAGAACGGGCGTTGAAAGATTTCGATATCTTGGAGCTGCTCATTGTTCACCGATATGGCGATATCACGATCGGAGAAAATATCGTCCTGATCATTGCTGGAGCCGAGCATCGCGCCGATGCGTTCGCTGCGTGTCGGTGGGCGATCGATGAGCTCAAGCAGATCACGCCGATCTGGAAATTGGAACATACCCCGGAAGGGGAAGTCTGGGTGGAAGAACACCCCTGA